The proteins below come from a single Cannabis sativa cultivar Pink pepper isolate KNU-18-1 chromosome 3, ASM2916894v1, whole genome shotgun sequence genomic window:
- the LOC115709551 gene encoding putative F-box/LRR-repeat protein At5g41840 codes for MAEKRAKTTLMIGEEKDRISKLPDSLIIHILSFLSTEDVVSTCLISKQWKFMWYYVPNLSFSNSNLANDPKKFYNYVDNYLEHRKRGMYFVPDSAITSFKLCMDYSYERINEPHLNKWLALIVVMKVKELDLYLKKGKNYHGDMYYYPLPKTLIVHARYLTILKLNSVELDSHYSFSFPSLKTLSLSYVRLVVNDVLDNLLMGSPSLEKLQLYNCCLSNDHHDQLLINIQQSLSLKFLKISLIKDLVEQIKVISLESLYLLGVSFDKIELSTCKGIRILQLTCCWGVEDSSSFENLISNLPLLEQLTLCNGPKRKLKRVKISNQHLERLFVINRYEDEMTVIIKSASNLRIFSCVGNIKFGL; via the coding sequence ATGGCTGAAAAAAGAGCAAAGACAACATTAATGATTGGTGAAGAGAAAGACAGAATTTCGAAACTACCTGATTCACTCATCATACATATACTGTCGTTTCTTTCCACTGAAGATGTCGTTTCGACTTGCCTAATTTCAAAACAATGGAAATTCATGTGGTATTATGTCCCCAATCTCtcattttccaattctaatttgGCAAATGATCCAAAAAAGTTTTACAATTATGTTGACAATTATTTAGAACACCGCAAAAGAGGCATGTATTTTGTCCCCGATTCAGCCATAACTAGTTTTAAGCTTTGCATGGATTATTCTTATGAAAGAATCAATGAACCCCACCTAAACAAATGGTTAGCTTTGATAGTTGTGATGAAAGTCAAGGAATTAGATCTTTATCTAAAGAAGGGGAAGAATTACCATGGTGATATGTACTACTATCCTTTACCTAAAACACTCATAGTCCATGCAAGATATTTGACTATTTTGAAGTTGAATTCAGTGGAGTTGGATTCTCATTACTCGTTTAGTTTTCCATCTTTGAAAACATTGTCATTATCTTATGTTAGGCTTGTAGTTAATGATGTTTTAGATAATCTATTGATGGGTTCCCCTTCCCTTGAGAAATTACAATTGTATAAttgttgtttatctaatgatCATCATGATCAGCTCCTCATCAACATACAACAAAGTTTAAGCCTCAAGTTTTTGAAAATTAGTCTCATTAAGGATTTGGTGGAGCAAATCAAAGTTATAAGTCTTGAATCTTTGTACCTATTAGGTGTTTCCTTTGACAAAATAGAACTCTCTACATGTAAGGGAATTCGAATTCTCCAATTAACTTGTTGTTGGGGTGTGGAAGACTCGTCATCATTCGAAAATCTCATTTCTAACCTTCCTCTTCTTGAGCAATTGACATTGTGCAACGGGCCTAAGCGGAAGTTAAAGCGCGTTAAAATCTCGAATCAACACTTGGAAAGACTCTTTGTGATAAATCGTTATGAAGATGAAATGACTGTTATAATTAAATCAGCTTcgaatttaagaattttttctTGTGTAGGTAATATCAAATTTGGTTTATAA